A region from the Riemerella anatipestifer genome encodes:
- a CDS encoding HD domain-containing protein has protein sequence MNKILIDNTEKFVKDKLEGAEAGHDWFHIERVWKLSQKILSTEKEADEEVVNLAALLHDIADPKFHNGDEALALQISRDFLTKEGVSKEIIDEVLFIIKHLSFKNKENQPKELPIEFKIVQDADRLDAIGAIGVARVFNFGGYKNNPMYNPEILPQKIFDKEQYKKSEGTTINHFYEKLLLLKDLMQTTEGKRIAEKRHQFMLSFLETFYREWNLLE, from the coding sequence ATGAATAAAATACTTATTGATAATACAGAGAAATTTGTAAAAGATAAATTAGAAGGAGCAGAGGCGGGACACGATTGGTTTCATATAGAAAGAGTGTGGAAACTTTCTCAAAAAATTCTAAGTACCGAGAAAGAGGCTGATGAGGAAGTAGTAAATCTTGCGGCTTTATTACACGATATAGCCGACCCTAAATTTCATAATGGAGACGAGGCTTTAGCACTCCAAATATCAAGAGATTTTTTAACTAAGGAAGGTGTTTCGAAAGAAATCATTGATGAAGTTTTATTTATTATCAAACATCTTTCCTTTAAAAATAAAGAAAATCAACCAAAAGAATTACCTATAGAGTTTAAAATTGTGCAAGATGCAGATAGACTAGATGCCATCGGAGCGATAGGTGTAGCAAGAGTATTCAACTTTGGTGGGTATAAAAATAATCCAATGTACAACCCTGAGATATTACCTCAAAAAATCTTTGATAAAGAGCAATATAAAAAATCAGAAGGAACTACAATTAACCATTTTTATGAAAAATTATTACTCCTAAAAGATTTAATGCAAACTACTGAAGGCAAAAGGATTGCAGAAAAAAGACATCAGTTTATGTTAAGTTTTTTAGAAACCTTCTATCGCGAGTGGAATTTATTGGAATAA
- a CDS encoding ComF family protein: MFLDFFLPNRCLKCNLIIPSEEIVCWACKSHLNFTHDDFGGKAGFYQKVILKFPVTKAFSLMKYEKKELSQDIIHALKYHSMERVGKVLAHWVSENIDLSGQGIDILTNIPLHPKKQRERGYNQLHLFTKTLSQLQGIPYSHYLLKRNFYSKPQALKQKLDREKVQNIFSVDEKMEGKHILLIDDVYTTGNTMSKAVWELLKGNGNQVSVLVLAIDK, encoded by the coding sequence ATGTTTTTAGATTTTTTTCTACCCAATAGATGTCTAAAGTGTAATCTTATTATTCCTTCTGAGGAAATTGTTTGCTGGGCATGTAAGTCTCATCTTAATTTTACTCATGATGATTTTGGAGGAAAGGCGGGATTTTATCAAAAAGTTATTCTTAAGTTTCCTGTAACTAAGGCTTTTAGTTTGATGAAGTATGAGAAAAAAGAGCTTTCTCAAGACATTATACATGCTTTAAAGTACCATTCTATGGAACGAGTGGGTAAGGTGCTAGCTCATTGGGTTTCTGAAAATATAGATTTATCTGGTCAAGGGATAGATATACTAACCAACATTCCACTTCATCCTAAAAAACAGAGAGAAAGAGGTTATAACCAGCTGCATTTGTTTACAAAAACATTATCTCAGTTACAGGGGATACCATACTCTCATTATCTTCTTAAAAGAAATTTCTATTCTAAGCCTCAAGCCTTAAAGCAAAAATTGGATAGAGAAAAGGTGCAAAATATATTTTCTGTAGATGAGAAAATGGAAGGTAAACACATCTTACTTATAGACGATGTATATACCACAGGAAATACAATGAGTAAAGCGGTTTGGGAGCTTTTAAAAGGAAATGGGAATCAGGTGAGTGTTTTGGTTTTAGCAATAGATAAGTAA
- a CDS encoding ribonucleotide-diphosphate reductase subunit beta: MGIFEKRINYKPFEYPEVMQYIEAINKSFWVHSEVDFTADIQDFHSQLEPHEKNAVKNALLAIAQIEVSVKTFWGNLYNHLPKPEFNGLGATFAECEFRHSEAYSRLLEVLGYNNEFLNVIENPAIRKRIDFLTDVLKNSNSSTPKEYVSSLLLFSILIENVSLFSQFAIILSFTRFKGYMKNVSNIIAWTSVDEQIHANAGIYIINKIKEEQPELLQEEDIEAIYNIVRTSVELESEILDWIFEMGDLDHLSKKQLLSFMKYRIDDSLKRIGMASMFNITEEEYKPMVWFEEEVFANSLDDFFAKRPVDYTKHDKSITANDLF; encoded by the coding sequence ATGGGGATTTTTGAGAAACGAATAAACTACAAACCTTTTGAGTATCCAGAAGTAATGCAGTACATAGAGGCGATTAATAAGTCTTTTTGGGTACATTCGGAGGTAGATTTTACAGCGGATATACAAGATTTTCATTCGCAACTCGAGCCTCATGAGAAAAACGCAGTTAAGAATGCTTTGTTAGCGATTGCTCAGATTGAGGTGTCTGTAAAAACCTTTTGGGGTAATCTTTATAATCATCTCCCTAAGCCTGAGTTTAACGGATTAGGAGCAACTTTTGCAGAGTGTGAGTTTAGACATTCAGAGGCTTACTCAAGATTGCTTGAAGTTTTAGGCTACAACAATGAGTTTCTTAATGTCATTGAAAATCCTGCTATTAGAAAAAGAATAGATTTTCTAACCGATGTACTTAAAAACTCAAATTCTTCAACGCCTAAGGAGTATGTATCTTCTTTATTGTTGTTCAGTATTTTAATAGAAAATGTATCATTGTTTTCTCAGTTTGCCATTATTCTTTCCTTTACGAGGTTTAAAGGCTATATGAAAAATGTGTCTAACATTATTGCTTGGACTTCTGTAGATGAGCAAATTCATGCCAATGCGGGGATTTATATCATCAATAAAATAAAGGAAGAACAGCCTGAGCTTCTTCAAGAGGAAGACATAGAGGCGATTTATAATATTGTTAGAACTTCGGTGGAGTTAGAGTCAGAAATATTGGATTGGATTTTTGAGATGGGAGATTTAGACCATTTGTCAAAAAAACAGCTTCTCAGTTTTATGAAATATCGTATAGATGATAGTTTGAAAAGAATCGGTATGGCTTCTATGTTTAATATTACAGAGGAAGAATATAAGCCAATGGTATGGTTTGAGGAAGAAGTTTTTGCTAATTCGTTAGACGATTTCTTTGCCAAAAGACCAGTAGATTACACAAAACACGATAAGAGTATTACCGCTAATGACTTGTTTTAG
- a CDS encoding ribonucleoside-diphosphate reductase subunit alpha, with amino-acid sequence MEELQDIWWLNEESEQMLNRGYLLKGETVHGAIKRITTAAARRLYKPELQPAFEEMIVKGWISFSSPVWANMGTQRGLPISCFNVHIPDSIEGITHKMGEVIMQTKIGGGTSGYFGELRHRGTAVTDNGKSSGAVSFMKLFDTAMDVVSQGGVRRGAFAAYLDIDHGDIEEFLTIKDIGSPIQNLFTGVCVPDYWMQDMIDGDIDKRKIWAKVLESRQQKGLPYIFFTDNVNRNKPQVYKDKGLLVNASNLCSEIMLPSTQEESFICCLSSMNLELYDEWKDTNAVKLAIYFLDAVLSEFIEKTEGNYYLQGARNFAMKHRALGLGVLGYHSYLQKNMIPFESFEATQFNARAFKHIKEQAEAASKELANIYGEPELLKGYGMRNTTLMAIAPTTSSSAILGQTSPGIEPFASNYYKAGLAKGNFMRKNKYLKKLLEEKGLENEETWRNIMLNHGSVQHLDGLTEEEKAVFKTFKEISPMEIISQAAQRQQYIDQAQSLNLQIPSTMPVKDVNFLMIEAWKKGVKTLYYQRSSSVSKELMVNFVTCSSCEA; translated from the coding sequence ATGGAAGAACTACAAGATATATGGTGGTTAAATGAGGAGTCTGAACAAATGCTCAATAGAGGTTATCTTCTGAAAGGAGAGACGGTGCATGGAGCTATTAAAAGGATTACTACGGCCGCTGCTAGAAGACTTTATAAACCAGAGTTACAACCAGCCTTCGAAGAGATGATTGTGAAAGGTTGGATTAGCTTTTCGTCTCCTGTATGGGCGAATATGGGAACGCAGAGAGGTCTTCCGATTTCTTGTTTCAATGTTCATATTCCAGATAGTATTGAGGGGATTACCCACAAAATGGGGGAAGTTATCATGCAAACCAAAATAGGTGGTGGTACTTCTGGTTATTTTGGGGAACTTCGTCATAGAGGGACAGCAGTTACAGATAACGGTAAATCGTCTGGGGCAGTTTCTTTTATGAAGTTGTTTGATACAGCTATGGATGTGGTTTCTCAAGGAGGGGTAAGAAGAGGGGCTTTTGCGGCTTATCTAGATATAGACCACGGAGATATAGAGGAATTTTTAACGATAAAAGACATCGGTAGTCCTATTCAAAACCTATTTACGGGCGTTTGCGTGCCAGATTACTGGATGCAAGATATGATAGATGGGGACATTGATAAGAGGAAGATTTGGGCTAAAGTTTTAGAAAGCAGACAGCAGAAAGGGTTGCCATATATTTTCTTCACCGATAATGTCAACAGAAATAAACCTCAAGTTTATAAAGATAAAGGGTTGTTGGTTAATGCGAGTAACCTTTGTTCAGAAATTATGTTGCCATCTACTCAGGAGGAGTCATTTATATGTTGTCTTTCTTCTATGAATTTGGAACTTTATGATGAGTGGAAGGATACTAATGCGGTTAAGTTGGCAATTTATTTCTTAGATGCAGTATTGTCTGAATTTATAGAAAAAACAGAGGGCAACTATTATCTACAAGGAGCTAGAAATTTTGCGATGAAACACAGGGCTTTGGGGCTGGGTGTTTTAGGATATCATTCGTATTTGCAAAAAAATATGATTCCTTTTGAAAGTTTTGAAGCTACTCAATTCAATGCTAGAGCATTCAAACATATCAAAGAACAAGCGGAAGCAGCTTCTAAAGAATTGGCTAATATTTATGGTGAACCAGAATTGCTTAAAGGTTACGGTATGAGGAATACTACGCTGATGGCAATTGCACCTACCACTTCTAGTTCGGCTATTTTAGGGCAAACTTCTCCAGGGATAGAGCCTTTTGCATCAAATTATTATAAGGCAGGTTTGGCTAAAGGTAACTTTATGAGAAAAAATAAATACCTTAAAAAACTATTAGAAGAGAAAGGTTTAGAAAACGAGGAAACATGGAGAAATATTATGCTTAACCATGGTTCTGTACAACATTTAGATGGTCTTACGGAAGAGGAAAAAGCTGTTTTCAAGACTTTCAAAGAAATTTCTCCTATGGAAATCATTAGCCAAGCAGCTCAAAGACAGCAGTATATAGACCAAGCTCAATCTTTGAACTTGCAAATTCCATCTACAATGCCTGTAAAAGATGTTAACTTCTTGATGATAGAAGCATGGAAAAAAGGTGTTAAAACACTTTACTATCAGAGAAGTTCGTCTGTATCCAAAGAATTGATGGTAAACTTTGTAACTTGTTCTAGTTGTGAAGCATAG
- a CDS encoding serine hydrolase domain-containing protein has product MWRIIFIALILFFESFLAQNLEEQADSIMAKYNIPEMAFAVVTKDTILVQKVRGHHRITEKKGKPNASFEDLFHLGSNTKAITGFISAYLVEQGKIKWKTKFFDLFPKLKKSSNLKYHSITLEDLLCHRANVQPFTSGEEYSKLPKFKGTKQQKRTKFGEYVLTLSPIENKNTYNYSNAGYSIAAMMLEKVSGKSWEQLIEEVLKTKLEIDFRLGWPSRSAQNQPLGHWLEDGKQVEVLPNVNYDLSLAEPAGDLSMNIYNYSKFIQLNIQGLSGERNILTPETYQYLHTSKKDYSIGWSNYQDKTQETSEHSGSDGTFFSYAQIDRKKHLGYIILVNSGTAEARKGVFEMLDLLKRKYK; this is encoded by the coding sequence ATGTGGAGAATTATATTTATTGCCCTGATTTTATTTTTTGAAAGTTTTTTAGCTCAAAATTTAGAGGAACAGGCGGATAGCATTATGGCAAAATACAACATTCCCGAAATGGCGTTCGCTGTTGTAACGAAAGATACTATATTGGTGCAAAAAGTAAGGGGGCATCACAGAATTACTGAAAAGAAAGGAAAACCCAACGCTTCCTTTGAAGATTTATTTCATTTAGGTTCCAATACTAAAGCCATTACAGGGTTTATTTCTGCATATTTGGTGGAACAAGGTAAAATAAAATGGAAAACCAAGTTTTTTGATTTATTTCCAAAACTTAAAAAGAGTTCAAATCTTAAGTATCATAGCATAACTTTAGAAGATTTATTATGCCATAGAGCTAATGTTCAGCCTTTTACTAGTGGAGAGGAGTATAGTAAACTTCCTAAATTTAAAGGAACTAAGCAACAGAAAAGAACTAAATTCGGAGAATATGTTTTAACGCTTTCTCCGATAGAAAATAAAAATACTTACAATTACTCAAACGCGGGATATAGCATTGCGGCAATGATGCTTGAAAAAGTTTCGGGAAAGTCTTGGGAACAACTGATAGAAGAAGTGTTAAAAACAAAATTAGAGATAGACTTTCGGTTGGGTTGGCCTAGTAGAAGTGCCCAAAATCAACCTTTAGGACATTGGCTAGAAGATGGAAAACAAGTTGAAGTTTTACCAAATGTTAATTATGATTTGAGTTTAGCAGAACCAGCGGGAGACTTAAGTATGAATATTTACAATTATTCCAAGTTTATACAATTAAATATACAGGGGCTTTCTGGGGAAAGAAATATTTTGACTCCTGAAACTTATCAATACTTACATACTTCCAAAAAAGACTATTCTATAGGTTGGAGTAATTATCAAGATAAAACTCAAGAAACTTCAGAGCATTCAGGTTCAGATGGCACGTTTTTTTCCTATGCTCAAATTGATAGAAAAAAGCATTTAGGTTATATTATATTGGTAAATAGCGGAACAGCGGAGGCACGAAAAGGTGTTTTTGAAATGTTAGACCTTTTAAAAAGGAAGTATAAATAG
- a CDS encoding DUF72 domain-containing protein translates to MKFGKVLDPSVVDFTLPSSHPDTLRILGGKPVQKLNISVGCAKWNKAELKGFYPKGTKDELSYYSTQFNSIELNATFYSLPSAEQVAVWRDKTPAGFKFFPKITNTISHYRRLININDVVTQYATSILNFNEKLGMVFLQLHDNFQPKNFDRLERFVLDWPCEIPLAIELRNEKWFSDETVFQETCNLFESRNITNIIVDTAGRRDMLHQRLTTSTAFIRYVGANTDSDYTRLEDWVQLIKYWKEQGLQNLYFFVHQNLEEASPLLSAHFIQKLNETLGEDLQIPRMAIPTTPTLF, encoded by the coding sequence ATGAAATTCGGAAAAGTATTAGACCCATCGGTAGTAGATTTTACATTGCCTAGTTCACATCCAGATACTCTAAGGATATTGGGAGGGAAGCCTGTTCAAAAGCTAAATATTTCAGTAGGTTGTGCCAAGTGGAATAAAGCAGAGCTGAAAGGCTTTTATCCAAAAGGGACTAAAGATGAACTGTCTTATTATTCTACTCAATTTAACTCTATTGAACTTAACGCGACCTTTTATAGTTTACCTTCCGCTGAGCAGGTTGCTGTATGGAGAGATAAAACACCCGCAGGGTTCAAGTTTTTTCCAAAAATCACAAATACCATATCTCATTACCGAAGGCTAATCAATATCAATGATGTGGTAACGCAATACGCTACTTCAATTTTAAACTTTAATGAAAAACTTGGAATGGTGTTTTTGCAACTCCATGATAATTTTCAACCTAAAAACTTTGACCGTTTAGAGAGGTTTGTATTAGATTGGCCTTGTGAAATTCCTTTAGCCATAGAACTAAGAAACGAAAAATGGTTTTCTGATGAAACAGTATTTCAAGAAACTTGTAATCTTTTTGAAAGTAGAAATATTACTAATATTATAGTGGATACGGCGGGAAGGAGAGATATGTTGCATCAAAGACTTACCACGTCCACAGCATTTATTCGTTATGTAGGAGCAAATACAGATAGCGATTATACAAGATTAGAAGATTGGGTACAACTCATTAAATATTGGAAGGAACAAGGTTTACAAAACCTATATTTTTTTGTACATCAAAATTTAGAGGAAGCCTCTCCGCTTCTTTCCGCTCATTTTATCCAAAAACTTAATGAAACTTTAGGGGAGGACTTACAAATCCCTAGAATGGCTATTCCTACAACACCAACCTTATTTTAA
- a CDS encoding TonB-dependent receptor, whose protein sequence is MKGFVFYGLFASSVVGAQQTPKDSTKTTEVAEVTFTKRLPISKDIINVEKELGAKNLGQDLPILLKNQMSVVSTSDAGNGVGYTGFRIRGTAGTSVNVMMNGVPYNDSESQGTFFVNVPDLTSSASQIVIQRGVGTSSNGAAAFGASVNIISREPEEHFYLRSDNSYGSFNTYKYSAEIGSGKFWNNRLSVMGRYTMIHSDGYIDRAFSDLNSYNFTALFEEGKTRLRLKMFGGKEQTYHAWNGINAKTMQENRRYNPSGAIYSKDWSQIVGYYDNETDNYQQNHYQLLWQQKLNSNWNLETTLHYTKGAGYYENYRQDNKFSRYNLPNISINGNEISRTDFIRKKWLDNDFYGIVSNLYGSLDNLDLNFGLVGNQYYGWHFGNVTGVQFTNIHEHEYYRNRSLKNEVSGFAKAIFKLNQWEIFGDLQLRNIEYDTKILTGKEDGLNFNKNWLFFNPKAGINYRIPKGKVFLSYAVANREPNRAALVNNPQTVSERLNDWEFGIEKQWGSFSLTTNAYYMLYKNQLVLSGLINDVGAFIPQNVKNSYRLGLEIGTSTRITEQLHLTANATISRNKIKELDSQNEKGEKVVLKDTDISFSPNIIGNIGLNYQLSPQFLVGLTQQYIGKQYLDNTQNINYSLSDYYLADVNVKYNLKLNRTNIDFSLLVNNLFNRKYANNGYVWAPDAYFFPQAGTNFMFGMNIKFQ, encoded by the coding sequence ATGAAAGGATTTGTTTTTTATGGACTTTTCGCAAGTTCCGTAGTTGGGGCACAACAAACCCCAAAAGACTCCACAAAGACCACAGAAGTGGCAGAAGTAACTTTTACCAAAAGGCTTCCTATCTCCAAAGACATCATCAATGTAGAAAAAGAATTAGGTGCTAAAAACTTGGGACAAGATTTACCTATTTTACTGAAGAATCAAATGTCCGTAGTTTCTACCTCCGATGCAGGTAATGGTGTAGGCTATACAGGTTTTAGAATTAGAGGTACGGCAGGCACTTCTGTAAATGTGATGATGAACGGCGTCCCATACAACGATTCTGAATCTCAAGGAACTTTTTTCGTTAATGTTCCAGACCTTACCAGCTCTGCTTCACAAATTGTGATACAAAGAGGAGTGGGAACTTCTTCTAATGGTGCGGCGGCATTTGGAGCTAGTGTTAATATCATTTCAAGAGAGCCAGAAGAACATTTTTATCTTCGTTCAGACAACAGTTATGGTTCATTCAACACCTACAAATATTCAGCGGAAATAGGCTCTGGTAAATTTTGGAATAATAGGCTTTCCGTTATGGGGAGATACACCATGATACATTCGGACGGTTACATAGACCGAGCATTTTCAGATTTAAACTCTTATAATTTCACTGCTCTTTTTGAAGAAGGAAAAACTAGATTAAGGCTTAAGATGTTTGGTGGAAAAGAACAAACTTATCATGCATGGAACGGCATCAATGCGAAGACGATGCAAGAAAACCGAAGATATAACCCATCTGGAGCTATATATAGTAAAGATTGGAGTCAAATAGTTGGATACTATGACAATGAAACCGACAACTACCAGCAAAACCACTATCAATTACTTTGGCAACAGAAACTTAATTCTAATTGGAATTTAGAAACCACACTCCACTACACTAAAGGAGCAGGCTATTACGAAAATTATAGACAAGACAATAAATTCTCTAGGTATAACCTTCCTAACATTTCCATCAACGGCAATGAAATCAGCCGAACCGATTTCATCAGAAAAAAATGGCTAGATAACGATTTTTATGGTATTGTATCTAATCTTTACGGTTCATTAGATAACCTAGACTTAAACTTCGGGTTGGTAGGAAATCAATACTACGGTTGGCACTTTGGTAATGTTACAGGCGTACAATTTACCAATATACACGAACACGAATATTACCGCAATCGTTCCTTGAAAAACGAAGTTTCAGGATTTGCTAAAGCCATTTTTAAACTCAATCAGTGGGAGATATTTGGAGATTTGCAACTAAGAAATATTGAATATGATACCAAAATCCTCACAGGGAAAGAAGATGGGTTAAACTTTAATAAAAACTGGTTATTCTTCAATCCAAAAGCAGGAATCAACTATCGTATTCCGAAAGGAAAAGTATTTCTTTCCTATGCCGTTGCTAATAGAGAGCCAAACAGAGCAGCACTTGTAAATAATCCTCAAACTGTATCAGAACGCCTCAATGACTGGGAATTTGGTATAGAAAAACAATGGGGTAGTTTTTCCCTCACCACCAATGCTTATTATATGCTTTATAAAAACCAGTTGGTACTTTCGGGGCTCATCAATGATGTAGGTGCATTTATTCCACAAAATGTAAAGAACAGCTATCGTTTAGGTCTAGAAATAGGCACTTCCACTCGAATTACAGAACAGCTCCACTTAACCGCCAATGCAACCATCAGTAGAAATAAAATTAAAGAACTAGACTCACAAAACGAAAAAGGAGAAAAAGTAGTTTTAAAAGACACAGATATTTCATTCTCTCCAAATATTATAGGAAATATCGGTTTAAATTACCAACTTAGTCCACAGTTTTTAGTAGGACTTACTCAACAATATATAGGGAAACAATATCTAGATAATACACAAAACATAAATTATAGTTTATCTGATTATTACTTAGCTGATGTAAATGTAAAATATAACTTAAAACTCAACAGAACCAATATAGATTTTAGCTTACTCGTAAATAACTTATTTAATAGGAAATACGCTAACAATGGTTATGTTTGGGCACCAGATGCCTACTTCTTCCCACAAGCGGGTACTAATTTTATGTTCGGAATGAACATTAAATTTCAGTAA
- the rpoN gene encoding RNA polymerase factor sigma-54: MLKQNLQLKLGQKLAPQQIQLMKLIQLHTLDFEEELERELEENPALEKVEEEADYGEEYSELDKLNDEDSDSIETDFDVNEYLFDDEPSYKTASSNYSPDDEEFDQQSVLTEGQTIYDYLIEQIRLRHISGEELVIAEYLIGNLDNDGYIRRELKAIVDDLAFSQGIYTTEERVEEILLNRVQKLDPPGVGARDLQECLLLQIRSKLQTAPNKNTELAEEILKTQFEALTNKHYKKIMQRLDCSEEELKEALDEISNLSPRLGGNFDTQTITINQEIIPDFTIQVKDNKVTPLLNSKNAPQLRVSSEYRDILDTYSHDKESKDHKQAALFIKQKLDAAKWYIDAINQRQNTLMQTISAIVKLQHEYFLTGDDKSLKPMILKDVADITGFDISTISRVVKSKYADTPNGIVLLKDLFSDSLTNEDGEEVSTKEIKTFLQEVVDNENKRKPYTDDALVKILKDKGYNIARRTIAKYRDQLNIPVARLRKEL; this comes from the coding sequence ATGCTAAAGCAAAATTTACAACTCAAACTAGGGCAGAAACTCGCTCCTCAACAAATACAGCTGATGAAACTGATACAGCTGCACACTCTTGATTTTGAAGAAGAGTTAGAAAGAGAGCTAGAGGAAAACCCTGCCTTGGAAAAGGTAGAAGAAGAAGCCGATTATGGTGAAGAATACTCAGAGTTAGACAAACTGAACGATGAGGATTCTGACAGCATAGAAACAGATTTTGATGTAAATGAATACTTGTTTGACGATGAACCGTCTTACAAAACAGCGTCTAGCAACTACTCTCCTGATGATGAAGAGTTTGACCAACAAAGTGTACTTACCGAGGGACAAACCATCTATGACTATCTGATAGAACAAATTAGGCTAAGACACATCTCTGGAGAAGAGTTGGTAATCGCTGAATACCTTATTGGGAACTTAGATAATGATGGATACATTCGTAGAGAGCTTAAAGCTATTGTAGATGACTTAGCCTTCTCTCAAGGAATCTATACCACGGAAGAAAGAGTAGAAGAAATCCTCCTTAACAGAGTACAAAAACTTGACCCTCCAGGAGTAGGTGCTAGAGATTTACAGGAATGTTTGCTATTACAAATCCGTTCTAAACTGCAAACCGCACCTAACAAAAACACAGAACTCGCAGAGGAAATTCTTAAAACCCAGTTTGAAGCACTCACCAATAAGCATTACAAGAAAATAATGCAAAGGTTAGACTGCTCAGAGGAAGAGTTAAAAGAGGCTTTAGACGAAATAAGTAATCTTTCGCCTCGTTTGGGGGGTAACTTTGATACGCAAACCATTACCATCAACCAAGAGATTATCCCTGATTTTACTATTCAGGTTAAAGATAATAAGGTAACGCCCCTACTCAATAGCAAAAATGCACCACAACTAAGGGTTTCTAGTGAGTATCGTGATATTTTGGATACTTACTCCCACGATAAAGAGTCTAAAGACCACAAGCAAGCGGCGCTATTCATTAAACAAAAATTAGATGCGGCTAAGTGGTACATAGATGCCATCAACCAAAGGCAAAATACTTTAATGCAAACCATTTCTGCGATTGTAAAACTACAGCACGAGTATTTCTTAACGGGTGATGACAAATCCTTAAAACCAATGATTTTAAAAGATGTTGCAGACATTACAGGATTTGACATTTCTACCATTTCTAGAGTAGTCAAGAGTAAATATGCAGATACGCCAAACGGTATTGTACTACTTAAAGATTTATTTTCTGACAGCTTAACCAACGAAGATGGCGAGGAAGTTTCTACCAAGGAAATTAAAACTTTCTTACAAGAAGTGGTAGATAACGAGAACAAAAGAAAACCTTATACTGATGATGCCTTGGTTAAAATTCTTAAAGACAAAGGCTACAACATTGCTAGAAGAACCATAGCCAAATACAGAGACCAGCTAAATATCCCTGTTGCAAGGTTAAGGAAAGAATTATAA